The genome window ACCGGGTGCTGGGCCGCTCATCGGAGACCTCCAGGGCTGCCTCGAGGACGGCCGCGCGGAGGCGGGGCGCGTCCGGGCGGTTGCGGTCCGGGGCCAGGGCACGCCCGGAGGCGGCGCCGCCCACCGTGGCCGAGGTGACCGGTACCGGACCGAGCATCGGTGCGCGGCCGCTGGTCAGCCAACCGGCGACGAGGGCCTCCCACTGCACCTGGCGTTCGCTGCGCCGCCAGTCCGGGACCGTGGCGGCGGGGACCCAGATGGAGGTGTCCGGGTCCAGGATCACGAGACCGGCGGACGCCAGTAGCTCCAGCAGCCAGGAGACGTCCTCGGGGGTGCCTCCCACGGCGTCGGCCAGCCGCTTCAGGTCCCGCACCCCCACCCCGCCGGAGCGCAGGGTCGGCAGCCCGCCGGTCATCGCCTCCAGGAGGTCGGCGGCGCCGCGCAACAGGTCGCCGACGGCTGCCAGGGCGGCGTTGCGGGACAGAGCCGGGTTGATGGCACGGCCGGGCGGAGCCGGCGGCTCAGGGTCAACGGTGCGTCCGGCGGTCCCGTGACGCCAGGCCAGCCCGGCTTCCAGCGGGTGTTCGGCCAGGGATTCCGCGGAGCCGGGCCGGTCAGCGCCCAGCGGCACCAACAGGCCGGTGCGCAGGAGCGCCTCATGGACGGGGCCCGGCGGCTCCGGGACGCGCGCGACGGGCGAGGACTGGAGTGCATCCAGTGCCGCGGTGGCACGGCTCAGGAGATCGCCCTGGACCGCCTCACGGCCAAGCAGGGCCAGCACTCCCTCACGGTCCGCAGGCAGGACCATCTCGGAGCCGAGGGCCGCGGCAGTCCGCCCGAAGGACAACGGGTGGGGGCCCAGCGCGGCGGCGACCGGCACCGGGACACGCCAGCCGGCGGAATGCTCCACCACCAGGGCGGCCTCGGCGAGATCGTGCACCAGCGCGCTGACCGCCGCGAGGCGAGCTTCATCGGGGGCTGTGCCGGAGAGTGACGGAGCCGTGCCGTCCGTGAGGAACGAGGCGAGCCGGGAGAGCGCGACGGTGGGGCCGGCGTCGGGCCCGGTGGATGGCGGCTTGCCCAGGACTGTCAGGACGGCCATGCCTTCGAGAACGTCCAGATGGGCGCGGTCCAGGCCGTCCAACGCTCGCAGGACGGACATCTGCGTACTGGCGCGGGCCGCGAGGGCGGCGAAGTCGGGGACGGGCGGGTGGCACAGGTCCGGACGCAGCGAGAACAGCCGCTCCAGGCGATGGTCCGGCCACCCGGAGAGGTGGTCCGTCAGCGTGGCGGCCCTCATGCGCACCGGGGCCGGGTCAGGCGCGGCGTCTCAGGACGGCCTTGGCCACCACATAGGTGAGCATCAGGACGAATCCGAGGGGGAGGCCGTAGAGGCCGAACCAGTAGAAGAGGGGCCAGGCCGTGACACTGAGGAAGTAGGAGACCAGCAGCAGCACCGTGGCCGCGAAGGAGACCGCGGTCAGGGTGGCGCCCACGATCAGCAGGGCCCTCAGCCAGGGTGAGGTCTCTGAGGTGGACGGGGCCGCGGTGGTGGGGGAGCCGTGGATACGGGCGTCGGGGGAGACGATGGGGCGAGCGGACATGGCCGCCAGTCTACGCCGGGTGCGTGTTGGGGTCCTCGGAGGGGAAGCCACGGGGGGATCTCCGCGGGTGAGAGGGTATCCTGAGAGGGTTACAGACTTTCCCTTCCGACCGGCACGGGCCGCGGCACAGTGGAGCAGGGCCGCCCGGACCACGACGTCCGAGGACAGGACCAGCCCGCGAGCCGGCAGCGCAGCCAGGGCCCGGGGGCCCGCCGGACCACGAGGGTCCGCGGCCACCGAAGTGGCCCGGGGCGATGATCCGACCGGGCTGCGGCGGCACGCCGACAGGGCCGGAAGGGGCACCCAGGAGAGATAAGGACATCAAGAATGCCGACCGGCAAAGTAAAGTTCTACGATTCGACCAAGGGCTTCGGCTTCATCCACACGGATGAGGGACACGAGGTCCACCTGCCCGCCTCCGCACTGCCCGAGGGCGTGACCGAGGTCCGGGCCGGAACCCGTCTGGAGTTCGGTGTGGCCGAGGGCCGCCGCGGCCCCCAGGCCCTGAGCGCCCGCATTCTCACCGATGGTCCCTCCGTGGTCCGGGCGACCCGCCGCAAGCCGCAGGACATGGCCGTGGTGGTCGAGGACCTCATCAAGTGGATGGATATGGCGTCCAACAGCCTGCGCCAGGGTAAGTACCCGCAGAAGGCCCAGGCGGAGAAGATCGCCATGGCCCTGCGCAAGGTGGCCGATGAACTTGAAGCCTGAGACCTCCGCCCCTGAGGACGCCGGGGCAGACCCAACGGATGAGTCGTCCGCAGCCGGTGCTGACGGCGCAACTGCCCCCGAGACCGTGCAGTCCGCGGGCCGCTCCGTGCGGATCCCGCCGAAGCCGACGAGGGCACCGCGCAAGCGCACCCCCAAGCTGGACGAGCTGCTGGCCGCGGCCGTGGCCGAGGCCCGGGCGGCGCTGGAGGGCCTGGCCGAGGACGGGGACATCGGTGAGCACGTGGGCACCGTGGCGGACGACGACCGCCTGGTCACCCACCGCTTTGCCGCGACCCTGTCCGGCTACGGCGGCTGGGAGTGGTTCGCCACCCTGTCCCGGGCACCCCGCAGCAAGGTCGTCACCGTGTGCGAGACCGGGCTGCTGCCCGGGGCTACGGCGATCCTGGCCCCCGACTGGCTGCCGTGGTCCGAGCGCGTGAGCCAGGAGGAGAAGATCCGCCTGGACGCGATCGCCGCCGGGGAGGACCCCGAGAAGGCCGTGGCCCGCGCCCAGGGCGAGCTGCAGGACGAGCAGGATCAGCAGG of Citricoccus sp. K5 contains these proteins:
- a CDS encoding cold-shock protein, with the protein product MPTGKVKFYDSTKGFGFIHTDEGHEVHLPASALPEGVTEVRAGTRLEFGVAEGRRGPQALSARILTDGPSVVRATRRKPQDMAVVVEDLIKWMDMASNSLRQGKYPQKAQAEKIAMALRKVADELEA
- a CDS encoding helicase-associated domain-containing protein — protein: MRAATLTDHLSGWPDHRLERLFSLRPDLCHPPVPDFAALAARASTQMSVLRALDGLDRAHLDVLEGMAVLTVLGKPPSTGPDAGPTVALSRLASFLTDGTAPSLSGTAPDEARLAAVSALVHDLAEAALVVEHSAGWRVPVPVAAALGPHPLSFGRTAAALGSEMVLPADREGVLALLGREAVQGDLLSRATAALDALQSSPVARVPEPPGPVHEALLRTGLLVPLGADRPGSAESLAEHPLEAGLAWRHGTAGRTVDPEPPAPPGRAINPALSRNAALAAVGDLLRGAADLLEAMTGGLPTLRSGGVGVRDLKRLADAVGGTPEDVSWLLELLASAGLVILDPDTSIWVPAATVPDWRRSERQVQWEALVAGWLTSGRAPMLGPVPVTSATVGGAASGRALAPDRNRPDAPRLRAAVLEAALEVSDERPSTRLDEAVPDRQRWRGPRQHARSAAFTLPLLAEAERLGLVGAGALTAAGALVAAGRLDEAAAAVGTALPAPLTRVRLQGDLTAVAPGYLDPEVAGRLAAMAEVEGDGTARVYRFSDASLHRALESGSTADELEAYLEDHSEDEIPQSLRYLIRDVARRHGTLTVGAMGAWLRSEDEDLLDVIVADPALAAARLERLAPTVVVAGVGPAALHRMLTEAGHRAGSAPVGAPHDDRPSGSAPRAHAGGGTFPEPVRAVRWSPSEEELAAQIARLRSAPQPAPSGAGTEEAVAVLHQAARQRTEVDLVTVDQRGQRQSRRVVPLAVAGGRVRCLVPDREAETVVPLHRIVSATTV
- a CDS encoding DUF3027 domain-containing protein, producing MNLKPETSAPEDAGADPTDESSAAGADGATAPETVQSAGRSVRIPPKPTRAPRKRTPKLDELLAAAVAEARAALEGLAEDGDIGEHVGTVADDDRLVTHRFAATLSGYGGWEWFATLSRAPRSKVVTVCETGLLPGATAILAPDWLPWSERVSQEEKIRLDAIAAGEDPEKAVARAQGELQDEQDQQDQQEESRDEDSAPQG